One Luteolibacter yonseiensis genomic window carries:
- a CDS encoding potassium-transporting ATPase subunit C → MKPNAWRWIITVGAAVFLAVVCVVAYLKRQDVRVVSPGEEAAIAEALLGERLSGPRYFNPVAGGGVETAGSWISVTDAMAQVSRIAGERKLDSEAVRKLELLIDRMAESHPYRAVGGERIDLPRLNLSLDSIGK, encoded by the coding sequence GTGAAACCGAACGCATGGCGATGGATCATCACGGTGGGAGCGGCCGTATTTCTGGCTGTTGTCTGCGTCGTGGCATACCTGAAGCGGCAGGACGTCCGCGTCGTCAGCCCTGGTGAAGAGGCGGCGATCGCGGAGGCATTGCTGGGTGAAAGGCTTTCCGGGCCACGGTATTTCAACCCGGTGGCCGGCGGGGGAGTTGAAACGGCTGGTTCATGGATCAGCGTGACGGATGCCATGGCACAGGTGTCACGCATCGCGGGCGAACGGAAGCTTGATTCCGAGGCGGTGCGCAAGTTGGAACTGCTCATCGACCGGATGGCGGAATCCCATCCCTACCGGGCGGTGGGTGGCGAGAGGATCGATCTTCCGCGCCTGAATCTCTCACTCGACTCCATTGGAAAATAG
- the kdpC gene encoding K(+)-transporting ATPase subunit C codes for MKNLFSVIRPAVVSTLVFGVVCCGFYPLAVTGISKLAFAKKADGSLIVDGNGKVVGSELLGQNFSGAGYFHPRPSAAGAAGYDAAGSSGSNLGPTSRKLADQIKERVAAYRATNGLDGNAGVPADAVTASASGLDPHISPANAALQTDRVARARGLPVEKVRELVSANTDRATLGFLGEDGVNVVKLNLALNAISPSAP; via the coding sequence ATGAAAAATCTGTTTTCCGTCATTCGTCCCGCCGTCGTTTCCACCCTTGTTTTCGGAGTGGTGTGCTGCGGATTCTACCCACTGGCCGTCACCGGTATTTCCAAGCTGGCATTCGCGAAAAAAGCCGATGGCAGTCTCATCGTTGATGGGAATGGAAAGGTTGTCGGCTCGGAGCTGCTTGGGCAGAACTTCAGCGGCGCCGGCTATTTCCACCCGCGCCCGTCCGCCGCCGGTGCTGCTGGTTATGACGCGGCAGGCTCCAGCGGCAGCAACCTGGGACCCACCTCGCGGAAGCTCGCTGATCAGATCAAGGAGCGCGTCGCCGCCTATCGGGCCACCAACGGCCTGGATGGAAATGCCGGGGTGCCCGCGGATGCCGTGACCGCCTCGGCCAGCGGACTGGACCCCCACATCAGTCCCGCGAATGCCGCGTTGCAAACCGACCGCGTCGCCAGGGCCCGCGGGTTGCCGGTGGAAAAGGTGAGGGAATTGGTCTCCGCGAACACCGACCGCGCGACGCTCGGATTCCTCGGTGAGGATGGTGTGAACGTGGTGAAGCTGAACCTCGCGTTGAACGCGATTTCCCCGTCCGCACCGTGA